In a single window of the Candidatus Omnitrophota bacterium genome:
- a CDS encoding MATE family efflux transporter — MNSDNASKIHTLSDIARESWSVSWPMTFIMFYEFLIGLADIYVAGRFGKTAQAAYGFSFQLYFVFIIIGIALSIGTVSVVSRLYSAERTHAFRSAVASCVGTSAALGIIFVILGFFLSGNIISGVNIPLPVKSLAIPFMRIYSLAFLFDYVLMNNNGILRACGMVKRSLWVMTIVCMMNIALNFLLAFRTPLGLNGIAVATVISLFTGAALTLYFTGRLSGVFSFSIRIVKEVLNISWPSGLLQAFLQIGYLVLFLILGMLPRYNTEIMAALTNGLKIESAIFLPAIAFNLGAAVIVGRHLGIRDKQGAFRGGVITAVMGVAMVIAIILLVMLNARHVASFLSDNPIVTRESVKYIHIALIGQPFLAWGLILAGGLNGAGDTRSVMLIMFISIWLIRIPLCYYLGIELGLGAVSIWWSMNISIIVHAILMTYRYWQKRWISMGMDVAV, encoded by the coding sequence ATGAACTCCGATAACGCTTCAAAGATCCATACTTTAAGCGACATCGCGCGTGAGAGCTGGTCCGTGAGCTGGCCCATGACCTTCATAATGTTCTATGAGTTCCTCATAGGCCTTGCGGATATTTACGTGGCCGGAAGATTCGGCAAGACCGCGCAGGCGGCTTACGGGTTTTCCTTCCAGCTGTACTTTGTGTTCATAATCATCGGGATAGCTCTTAGTATAGGCACGGTTTCTGTCGTCTCACGGCTTTATTCCGCGGAAAGGACACACGCTTTCAGATCGGCGGTAGCTTCCTGCGTGGGCACTTCAGCCGCTCTGGGTATAATATTCGTTATCCTGGGTTTTTTCCTGTCCGGCAATATCATAAGCGGCGTGAATATCCCTTTACCGGTCAAGTCCCTTGCGATACCGTTCATGAGGATATACTCTCTGGCTTTCCTGTTCGATTACGTTCTGATGAACAATAACGGCATATTACGTGCATGCGGTATGGTCAAAAGATCCCTCTGGGTAATGACCATAGTCTGCATGATGAACATAGCTCTGAATTTTCTGCTCGCCTTCCGCACGCCACTAGGCCTGAACGGAATAGCGGTGGCTACGGTTATAAGTCTCTTTACCGGAGCGGCCCTCACCTTATATTTCACGGGAAGGCTTTCCGGGGTATTCAGCTTCTCCATCAGGATAGTTAAGGAAGTGCTCAATATAAGCTGGCCGTCAGGCTTGCTTCAGGCTTTCCTGCAAATTGGATATCTTGTTCTTTTCCTTATCCTGGGCATGCTGCCCAGGTATAACACCGAAATAATGGCCGCCCTGACCAACGGTCTCAAGATAGAATCCGCGATATTTCTGCCTGCTATAGCTTTTAATCTGGGGGCTGCCGTGATAGTGGGCAGACATCTGGGGATAAGGGACAAACAAGGCGCTTTCCGTGGAGGCGTCATAACTGCCGTCATGGGCGTTGCCATGGTGATAGCCATTATACTCCTTGTCATGCTAAATGCTCGCCATGTAGCTTCTTTTCTTTCCGATAACCCCATAGTCACCAGAGAAAGTGTCAAATATATCCACATCGCCCTCATCGGCCAGCCTTTTCTCGCCTGGGGGCTTATACTTGCCGGCGGCCTTAACGGGGCAGGTGACACAAGAAGCGTTATGCTGATAATGTTCATAAGTATATGGTTGATTCGAATTCCGCTTTGCTATTATCTGGGCATAGAACTTGGTCTTGGGGCTGTGTCCATATGGTGGTCGATGAATATATCCATAATCGTCCATGCGATACTGATGACATATCGCTATTGGCAGAAAAGATGGATATCCATGGGGATGGACGTCGCTGTCTAA
- a CDS encoding MFS transporter, with the protein MKKSTYCILLICAFSAVIGLGIISPFMPAFIEKHGANGFWIGMIFAGFGISRAIIMPLVGRVSDKTGKKVFVSSGLLIFTIISLFYPLARNVYEMTAIRLIHGLAAGLIMPIVMAYVGEIAEKGREGLRMGTLNMVFYIGLATGPFLGGIIGENYGFDAVFHLMGIIGAFTFFIVLFFLPDSKGVLVSDPAEWGFRALMRYNFVKAVLLSALLITLTTAVFISFLPSLATLVDVDPDHIGIIISIGIFLAGVLQVPFGRFSDRLDRAGKFIQIGSGTTIGMTALFAMPFCPGFDALLVAGSLVGLGAAIAVPAISSLSVTIGHKAGMGAWMGIINTARSVGLAITPLLAGIFMDHWGVDTVFYLFGLLALFGLLGLGYFVFKRFRMDIRRA; encoded by the coding sequence ATGAAAAAGAGCACGTATTGTATCCTTCTTATTTGCGCGTTCTCCGCGGTCATCGGTCTCGGTATCATCTCGCCATTTATGCCGGCTTTCATAGAAAAGCACGGGGCTAACGGCTTCTGGATAGGAATGATCTTCGCCGGTTTCGGGATTTCCCGGGCGATAATAATGCCCCTGGTCGGCAGGGTATCTGACAAGACCGGAAAGAAGGTCTTTGTCTCTTCGGGCCTGCTCATATTCACGATCATATCGCTTTTTTATCCCCTCGCGCGTAACGTCTACGAAATGACCGCGATAAGGCTTATTCACGGTCTTGCCGCAGGCCTGATCATGCCCATCGTCATGGCCTATGTCGGGGAGATCGCCGAAAAGGGCAGGGAAGGTCTGAGGATGGGCACACTGAACATGGTTTTCTATATAGGGCTTGCCACCGGACCCTTTCTCGGAGGTATTATCGGCGAGAACTATGGTTTCGACGCGGTATTTCATCTTATGGGGATCATAGGCGCCTTTACATTTTTTATAGTGCTTTTCTTTCTGCCGGACAGCAAGGGTGTTCTCGTGTCCGATCCCGCGGAATGGGGCTTCAGAGCGCTTATGCGCTACAATTTCGTGAAAGCCGTCCTTTTAAGCGCGCTTCTAATAACCCTTACCACAGCGGTTTTCATATCGTTTCTTCCGTCTCTTGCGACTCTGGTTGATGTTGACCCGGATCACATAGGCATTATAATATCCATAGGAATATTCCTTGCCGGAGTTCTCCAGGTCCCTTTCGGCAGGTTCTCCGACAGGCTTGACCGGGCAGGCAAGTTCATACAGATCGGATCAGGCACTACCATAGGCATGACGGCTCTTTTCGCCATGCCTTTCTGTCCCGGGTTTGACGCGCTGCTTGTTGCGGGCTCTCTTGTGGGGCTGGGAGCGGCTATAGCGGTACCGGCTATAAGCAGCCTTTCGGTCACTATAGGCCACAAAGCCGGGATGGGGGCCTGGATGGGGATAATTAATACGGCAAGAAGCGTTGGATTAGCCATAACCCCTCTGCTGGCGGGCATATTCATGGACCACTGGGGCGTGGATACTGTTTTTTACCTTTTCGGTCTATTGGCATTGTTCGGCCTTTTGGGGCTCGGGTATTTCGTTTTTAAAAGGTTCCGGATGGACATTCGCAGAGCCTGA
- a CDS encoding acylphosphatase, with the protein MREIDRAHVIVSGAVQGVLFRSNARDMAEHYGLTGWIKNRWDGSVEAYVEGEKSDIDKIISWFYKGPPSARVDKVEVVWEKATGEFDGFAVKY; encoded by the coding sequence GTGAGGGAGATCGACAGGGCGCATGTTATTGTATCCGGAGCGGTACAGGGAGTTCTTTTCCGTTCAAATGCGAGGGATATGGCCGAGCATTATGGGCTTACTGGATGGATAAAGAACCGGTGGGACGGAAGCGTCGAGGCTTATGTTGAGGGAGAAAAGAGCGATATAGATAAAATAATCTCCTGGTTCTACAAAGGTCCTCCTTCAGCGAGAGTTGATAAGGTTGAGGTCGTCTGGGAAAAAGCCACCGGGGAATTTGATGGTTTTGCGGTCAAATACTAA